A genomic window from Cytobacillus suaedae includes:
- the nadC gene encoding carboxylating nicotinate-nucleotide diphosphorylase: MNKLKVRKLLEQFFLEDIGERDITSDSIFPPELRGEGHFLVKDEGVLSGVDIISHGYKLLDSSCEVILYKQDGDRVESGDIIAKVYGPMGVLLTGERVILNLLQRMSGIATLTKKAVTALQSDHTKICDTRKTTPGLRMLEKYAVTCGGGFNHRFGLYDGVMIKDNHIAFAGSITLAVQAVRKSVGHMVKVEVETESREAVEEAISAGADVIMFDNRTPEEVKEFVGLVPKSIVTEASGGITIENLEEYGKTGVDYISLGMLTHSAKALDISFNVAEKGATR, translated from the coding sequence ATGAACAAACTGAAGGTTAGAAAATTACTCGAGCAATTCTTTCTAGAGGATATTGGTGAGCGAGATATAACGAGTGATTCGATTTTCCCTCCAGAACTTAGAGGAGAAGGCCATTTTTTAGTGAAAGATGAAGGGGTATTATCAGGAGTCGACATTATCTCACATGGCTACAAGTTATTAGATTCATCCTGTGAGGTCATTTTATATAAACAAGATGGAGATCGTGTGGAAAGTGGAGACATTATAGCAAAAGTATATGGACCGATGGGTGTTTTATTAACAGGTGAAAGGGTAATCTTGAATCTTTTACAAAGGATGAGTGGGATTGCGACCCTTACTAAAAAGGCGGTAACAGCATTACAGAGTGATCATACAAAAATATGTGACACTCGAAAAACAACACCTGGCTTAAGGATGCTTGAAAAGTATGCTGTAACATGTGGTGGTGGTTTTAATCATCGCTTCGGTTTGTATGACGGTGTCATGATAAAAGATAATCATATTGCCTTTGCGGGATCTATTACTCTAGCTGTGCAAGCAGTTCGAAAATCCGTTGGACACATGGTAAAAGTTGAGGTTGAAACAGAATCTAGGGAAGCTGTTGAAGAGGCTATTTCAGCAGGTGCTGATGTAATCATGTTTGATAATCGAACACCAGAAGAGGTAAAGGAATTTGTTGGACTGGTACCTAAATCAATTGTTACTGAGGCTTCAGGAGGTATCACAATTGAAAACCTTGAAGAGTATGGAAAAACAGGTGTTGATTACATTTCTCTTGGGATGCTTACACATTCAGCAAAAGCACTAGACATAAGTTTTAATGTAGCAGAAAAGGGGGCAACAAGATGA
- the nadA gene encoding quinolinate synthase NadA, with product MNILEMINKETIQGIPSEYKTLSVAEMEQRVREIKNTFGEKLFIPGHHYQKDEVIQFADTTGDSLQLAQISAQNKNAEYIVFCGVHFMAETADILTKPNQRVILPDMRAGCSMADMANIDQTERGWNTMQQVFGDTIIPLTYVNSTAAIKAFVGRNGGATVTSSNAKQMLEWAFTQKERILFLPDQHLGRNTAFDLGIPLEEMAVWNPITDAFEYNGDLKNVKVILWKGHCSVHENFTVNNINDIRKNEPDMNIIVHPECSREVVALSDYAGSTKYIIDTIDKAASGSKWAIGTEMNLVKRIINNHPDKKIVSLNPHMCPCLTMNRIDLPHLLWALESLEKGEVINEIKVDAGIAKDATLALERMLARA from the coding sequence ATGAATATTTTAGAAATGATTAATAAAGAAACTATCCAAGGAATTCCTTCCGAATATAAGACTCTTTCTGTAGCTGAAATGGAGCAACGTGTGAGAGAAATCAAGAATACCTTTGGGGAGAAATTATTTATACCCGGACATCACTATCAAAAAGATGAGGTAATCCAATTTGCAGATACTACCGGTGACTCTTTACAGTTAGCACAAATTTCAGCTCAAAATAAAAATGCTGAATACATTGTATTTTGTGGCGTACATTTTATGGCGGAGACAGCTGATATATTAACAAAACCAAATCAACGAGTTATTCTACCTGATATGAGGGCAGGCTGTTCTATGGCAGATATGGCGAATATTGACCAGACTGAACGTGGATGGAACACAATGCAGCAAGTATTTGGTGATACGATTATTCCTCTAACCTATGTGAATTCCACAGCAGCAATTAAAGCATTCGTAGGGAGAAATGGTGGTGCAACCGTTACTTCTTCAAATGCAAAACAGATGCTAGAATGGGCATTCACACAAAAGGAACGAATTTTATTTTTACCTGACCAACATTTAGGTAGGAACACGGCATTTGACCTAGGCATACCACTTGAAGAAATGGCTGTTTGGAATCCTATAACGGATGCCTTTGAATATAATGGAGATTTAAAAAATGTAAAGGTTATTTTATGGAAAGGCCATTGTTCAGTTCATGAAAACTTTACAGTAAACAATATAAATGATATTAGAAAAAATGAACCAGATATGAATATCATTGTGCACCCTGAATGCAGTCGCGAAGTGGTTGCTTTATCTGATTATGCGGGATCTACAAAGTATATTATTGATACAATCGATAAGGCTGCTTCAGGTAGTAAGTGGGCAATTGGTACTGAAATGAATCTTGTTAAACGAATTATTAACAATCATCCTGATAAGAAAATCGTTTCGCTTAATCCACATATGTGTCCGTGTTTAACAATGAATAGAATTGACTTACCTCACCTACTTTGGGCTCTAGAATCTCTAGAAAAAGGAGAGGTAATAAACGAAATAAAAGTAGATGCTGGGATTGCAAAAGATGCTACTCTGGCACTTGAACGTATGCTTGCAAGAGCATAA
- the safA gene encoding SafA/ExsA family spore coat assembly protein: protein MKIHVVQKGDTLWNISKKYGVDFEELKKMNTQLSNPDMIMPGMKIKVPTGNVPVKKEMQTNVGTVKESVKKEAPIAAKKEAPIAAKKEAPKKEAVHPYADKSPQPLPVMETKEEIKEKKVPYTPKMPTPSPINIEGNKLNMLNLESLKAPSAPPILPGMMQPEEKQQVAGVQEKAPKKAPQVAGVQEKVPKKAPQVAGIQEKAPYQAPQVAGVQEEFPQPAPMPTAPVGYTPPQPAEYPCVPMSPVLPGSGLGPFASPLVPPFQQGAPMPMGNPGYPQGINPAMFDDDDDDLPPPMPNVGHTPPMGYGASPMPHFQMPNYVAGAQTAHKNDCGCGGQMMPAGYNQPMGLPHQGFGATPPGYNMPYGMPQQGFAGVGAPQPYGMPQQPLGGFQQPFGVPQQPLGGFQQPYGVPQQPLSGFQQPFGGPQQGFGGYPQQPYTGPQQGLNPYGQGLQPGFTPNPGMPTVPGGAPYGVNPGQPMPYNQNPMFTMPDFDDDDLD, encoded by the coding sequence GTGAAAATTCATGTTGTTCAAAAAGGCGATACACTATGGAATATTTCCAAAAAATATGGTGTAGACTTTGAAGAATTAAAAAAGATGAATACGCAATTAAGCAACCCCGACATGATCATGCCAGGTATGAAAATTAAAGTTCCAACCGGTAACGTACCTGTAAAAAAAGAAATGCAGACAAATGTCGGGACCGTTAAAGAAAGTGTAAAAAAGGAAGCACCTATTGCTGCCAAAAAAGAAGCGCCTATAGCTGCTAAAAAAGAAGCACCAAAAAAAGAGGCAGTACATCCATATGCTGATAAATCACCACAGCCATTACCTGTAATGGAAACAAAAGAAGAAATAAAGGAAAAGAAGGTACCATACACTCCAAAGATGCCAACACCTAGTCCAATTAACATTGAGGGTAATAAGCTTAATATGTTAAATCTAGAATCACTTAAGGCTCCAAGCGCACCACCTATTTTACCTGGAATGATGCAGCCAGAAGAGAAGCAACAAGTTGCAGGTGTTCAAGAAAAAGCGCCTAAAAAAGCACCTCAGGTAGCAGGTGTTCAAGAGAAAGTGCCTAAAAAAGCACCCCAGGTAGCTGGTATTCAAGAGAAAGCACCTTATCAAGCACCACAAGTGGCAGGGGTTCAAGAGGAATTTCCTCAACCAGCACCTATGCCAACTGCACCAGTAGGATATACACCACCACAACCGGCTGAGTATCCTTGTGTGCCAATGTCACCAGTATTACCAGGTTCGGGATTGGGGCCTTTTGCAAGCCCACTAGTCCCACCATTCCAACAAGGTGCACCAATGCCTATGGGCAATCCGGGATATCCTCAAGGGATAAATCCGGCTATGTTTGATGATGACGATGATGATTTACCACCACCAATGCCAAACGTAGGTCATACACCACCAATGGGTTACGGGGCATCACCAATGCCTCATTTCCAAATGCCAAATTATGTTGCTGGTGCACAAACAGCCCATAAAAATGATTGTGGATGTGGAGGTCAAATGATGCCAGCTGGCTACAACCAGCCAATGGGATTACCCCATCAAGGGTTTGGTGCAACCCCACCTGGATATAATATGCCTTATGGAATGCCGCAACAAGGATTTGCAGGAGTTGGAGCACCTCAACCATATGGTATGCCACAACAGCCATTAGGTGGATTCCAGCAACCATTTGGTGTTCCACAACAGCCATTAGGTGGATTCCAGCAACCATATGGTGTGCCACAACAGCCATTAAGTGGATTCCAGCAACCATTTGGTGGACCGCAACAAGGATTTGGTGGATACCCACAACAACCTTATACGGGACCACAACAGGGATTAAATCCTTATGGTCAAGGCTTACAACCAGGCTTTACACCCAATCCTGGAATGCCAACGGTTCCTGGAGGAGCTCCATATGGAGTAAACCCTGGTCAACCAATGCCTTATAATCAAAATCCAATGTTTACAATGCCAGACTTTGATGATGACGACTTAGATTAA
- the nadB gene encoding L-aspartate oxidase, with translation MPFEYTDALIIGSGIAALNLATKLSDHMNVRIITKSKVENSNSMLAQGGVAAAISPSDHWLNHFQDTMSAGCYHNDTAAVRTLVELGPSCIKELMNDGMTFDCDTDGNPVLGLEGAHLQKRILHAGGDSTGKALMNYHFSKLNEKIIVNENEMILDLIIHDEKCVGVTSLNNQNEITSFYANHVIFATGGCGGLYSVTSNDATITGDGIAAAYRAGAEITDMEFIQFHPTMLYKDGNSYGLISEAVRGEGAILVNDKGTNIMDGVHDLKDLAPRDIVSKTIHQEYVKGNVVFLDISMIKNFQIKFPTITGICEKAGINLQEGLLPVAPGAHFLMGGIKTNLYGESTINGLYAIGEVACTGVHGANRLASNSLLEGIVFASLLANRLISTPKHRNKPILYSKRQCLQGETLSLPTTNAIRDLMSRYVGIERDEQGLLYAKQWIESYLTNDMINGVLPMNGSRSEYTVINMLTTSWLIISSALEREESRGGHYRIDYPNSDPRWLKRYLSRTIKKDGLFFRELVKGAN, from the coding sequence ATGCCTTTCGAATATACAGATGCTTTAATTATCGGCAGTGGTATTGCAGCCTTAAATCTTGCAACCAAATTAAGTGACCATATGAATGTGAGAATCATCACAAAGTCTAAAGTCGAGAATAGTAATTCCATGCTAGCCCAAGGCGGTGTTGCAGCAGCAATTAGTCCTAGTGACCATTGGCTCAATCACTTTCAAGATACAATGAGTGCGGGATGTTACCATAATGACACGGCAGCCGTTCGTACCTTAGTCGAGCTTGGACCTAGTTGTATAAAAGAATTAATGAACGATGGAATGACATTTGATTGTGATACGGATGGAAATCCAGTACTTGGTCTAGAAGGTGCACATCTTCAGAAACGTATTCTACATGCTGGAGGAGACAGTACTGGCAAAGCATTAATGAATTACCATTTTTCAAAATTAAACGAAAAAATAATCGTTAACGAAAATGAAATGATTCTAGATTTAATTATACATGATGAAAAGTGTGTCGGGGTGACTAGCCTTAATAATCAAAATGAAATCACTTCTTTTTATGCAAATCATGTGATATTTGCAACAGGAGGGTGTGGAGGATTATATTCTGTAACATCAAATGATGCTACTATTACAGGGGATGGAATTGCTGCTGCATATAGAGCGGGAGCAGAAATAACAGATATGGAATTTATTCAGTTTCATCCAACAATGCTTTATAAAGATGGCAATAGTTATGGGCTCATTTCAGAAGCTGTTCGCGGAGAAGGGGCTATTCTAGTAAATGACAAAGGTACAAACATCATGGATGGTGTACACGATTTAAAAGACCTTGCTCCGAGAGACATCGTGTCTAAAACAATTCATCAGGAGTATGTGAAAGGAAACGTAGTTTTTCTTGATATATCCATGATTAAAAACTTTCAGATAAAGTTCCCAACGATTACAGGAATATGTGAAAAAGCAGGTATTAACTTACAAGAAGGTTTACTCCCAGTTGCACCAGGAGCCCATTTTTTAATGGGAGGAATAAAGACGAACTTATATGGCGAATCAACTATTAATGGACTATACGCTATTGGAGAAGTAGCATGTACAGGTGTTCATGGTGCAAATCGACTTGCTAGTAACTCACTACTTGAAGGAATTGTGTTTGCAAGTCTACTAGCCAATAGATTAATAAGTACTCCAAAGCATAGAAATAAACCTATCCTTTATAGCAAAAGGCAATGTTTGCAAGGTGAGACACTCAGTTTGCCAACAACAAATGCAATAAGAGATTTAATGTCACGCTATGTTGGTATTGAAAGAGATGAACAGGGCTTATTGTATGCTAAGCAATGGATTGAGTCCTATTTAACCAACGATATGATAAATGGTGTACTCCCAATGAATGGATCAAGATCTGAGTATACAGTGATTAATATGTTAACTACAAGCTGGCTTATCATCTCTTCAGCATTGGAACGTGAAGAGAGTAGAGGAGGCCATTATCGGATTGATTATCCAAATAGTGACCCTAGGTGGTTGAAAAGGTATCTTTCAAGAACGATTAAAAAAGACGGGTTATTTTTTCGAGAATTGGTCAAAGGGGCGAATTAA